In Chloroflexota bacterium, the genomic window GGCGCCGAGCGCAATCATTACAGGCCGTCGATCGCGGCGTTTCGGACCTCGTCGGCCTGCTCGCGCGAGAGGGCCAGCTCGAACATACCTACATCATCTTCACGTCGGACAACGGGTTCCACCTCGGGCAGCACCGTATGCCGTCCGGGAAGATGACGGCATACGAGACCGACATCCACCTCCCGCTACTGATCCGAGGCCCCGGCGTCCCGGCCGGATCGCACGTTGCCGCGATCACCGGCAACGTCGATCTCGCCCCGACCATCGCCGAGATCGGCGGCGCGACGATGACCGACGACCCAGACGGTCGATCGCTGGTCCCGTTTCTGACGGCCTCACCTGCACCCGATCCGTCCGGCGGTCCGGACTTGATCATGCCCCCGGACGGCTGGCGGCACGCGTACCTCCTCGAACACTGGACAGCCACATCCACGCGTCAGGACCGCTCGGGCGCCGCCGAGCTCGAGCCGGACGATCCCGACCAGGGCGGATCCGCGCCGGGCGACGATCCGTCCGAGCGCCGCCCACCCGCGATCCCTCGCATACCAGAGTTTCAGGGCCTCCGAACGGCGACCTACACCTACGTCGAGTACGAAACCGGCGAGCGCGAGCTGTACGACCTGACGGCGGACCCAGATGAGCTGAACAACGTCGCCACCAGCGCTGACCCCGCGCTCCTCGACGCCCTGCATCGCCAGCTCGACGAACTGCGAAGCTGCGCTGGGGCGGCATGCCGCGTGGCGGAGAAGCAGCGGAGCGACGGCCGCACGGCCGGCGCTCCGCTCGCATCGCGCTGATTAGCCGCGGGGACCGCGCTCCGGCACCGTTCGAGTCATGAGCTGGTCGACACGCTGGTCCGCCACGGCTTTCAGAGCATTGGCGACCACCGACGGGTCGACGTTGTGCGCGTGAGCGACGTCAGTGAGGCTCTTGCCCGGCAGCTCTTGCCGGAGTTGATCGGGGGTGATGCCCAGCGCCTGAGCGGCGGCATCGAGCCCGGCCTGGCGAGCCTGCATCCCCATCCGCGCGGCCCGAGCCCAGCGGTGATGGCCAAATGCGCCGGGATGGCCGGAGCCCCCGCTCTCCGCTCCAACCTGCGCGCGCGCTGCCTGGACGGCCTGGTGGAGCTGGTCAGTGGTCACGCCGAGATTTGACGCCACAGCCTGGGCGAACGCCTGCATGCGCTCCGCTCGCGGTCCGCTGCCCTGGGGTCCTCTCGCGCCATCCTGGGCGTACGAAACGCCGAGGGTCGCGGCGATCGCGAGAACGCCGACCCCGGCAACCACAAGTCCGCGTTTGAACCAACCTCTGCTCACGTTTCTCCTCCTCGCTCGGGCGCCTCGTTGGCGAAGGCGCCCATAGAACCTGCATGAAGTCTGCCACCCGTGAATTAGGAGTGAGTTCGGTGATTGTCACGGAACTGTAAAGTTCCGCCTCACACGCGGCGGGAATCCCCGCGTGTGCGCGCCGGCGGCGCTTGTCCCCGCAAGTGCCGATGGGATGGCACCGAGTGCCCACCCTGCCGCGCAGGACCCAAACCACCCGCGCCGCCGTCCGCGCCCAGCCTGAATGGATATGGTCGCGAGTCGCACGCGGACCGATCCTAAGTATGGATCCGATTCGGGAGGTGCGGTATGAATCAGATGGTGGCGGACATTCGGACGATGCGCGAGTCGGGACTCAGCTACGAAGAGATGCTTCACCTGGCCTGGCTCAAGCACCAGGTCCGAAGCGGTAAACGCACCGAGACGCCGATCGAATACAAGCGTCTCCTCTTCCTCCGCTATCTCTTTAGCCAGGGTCTGATCGAACGGTAGAAGCCCGGGCAGGTACGAACCGGGAGCGCCCATGCTGCGTAATCGAGAGATCGCGAACCTCCTCGACGAGATCGCGGAGCTGCTCGAGGCCAAGGGCGAGAGCGTTTTTCGAATTGGCGCGTACCGAAACGCGGCTCGCCGCATCGAGGGCTGGCCGGAGGACATCGAAGAGGTCTGGAAGGCCGGGCGCCTTGACGACATCCCGGGCGTGGGGGAATCCATCGCCGCTAAGGTCTCGGAATACCTCCAGACCGGACGCCTCGAATACCTTCAGAAGCTGAAAGAAGACGTTGGACCTGGCCTGGCCGAGCTGCTCGCGGTTCCGGGGCTCGGTCCGCGCCGCGCCCACCTGATCCACGATCGGCTCGGGATCTCGACCGTCGACGATCTGGCGGCAGCGGCGCGCGAGCATCGCCTCCGCGCGCTCCCCCGCATGAGCGAGAAGCTGGAAGCCGCCGTTCTTCGAGAGGTCACCCGCCTGGCGCAGCGAAGCCAGCGCCTTCCCTTGGGGGTGGCGCTGCCCGCCGCCGAGGAGGCGGCCATGGCCCTCCGCTCGCATCCGGCGATTCAGCGCGTCGAGCCGGCAGGGAGCATTCGGCGGCGCCGCGACACCATCGGCGATATCGATCTTCTCGTCGCCTCCGCCCAGCCCGCCGCCGCGGTCGGCGCCTTCACGAGCCTCCACATCGCGAGGGAGGTGCTCGCATCCGGGTCTACCAAGGCAACGATCCTCACGGCCGGAAATCTCCAAATCGACCTCCGCGTCGTCGCACCCGACGAATGGGGCGCGGCGCTCCTGTACTTCACGGGATCGAAGGAGCACAACATCGAGCTGCGCGAGATGGCGATGCGGCGGGGATGGAAGCTCAATGAGTACGGCCTGTTCGATGAGGCGTCGGGGCGTCGACTGGCGAGTGCGACGGAGCACGACGTGTACGCGTCGCTCGGCCTCCCGTGGATCCCGCCCGAGCTGCGGGAGAGCCGCGGCGAGATCGCGGCGGCCGCGGCAGGTCGCCTGCCGACGTTGATCGAAGTCACCGACCTGCGCGGCGACCTGCACGTCCACTCGAACTGGAGCGACGGCGCGGACACCCTGGAGGCGATTGCCGCGGCCGCGAAGGAACGCGG contains:
- the polX gene encoding DNA polymerase/3'-5' exonuclease PolX — protein: MLRNREIANLLDEIAELLEAKGESVFRIGAYRNAARRIEGWPEDIEEVWKAGRLDDIPGVGESIAAKVSEYLQTGRLEYLQKLKEDVGPGLAELLAVPGLGPRRAHLIHDRLGISTVDDLAAAAREHRLRALPRMSEKLEAAVLREVTRLAQRSQRLPLGVALPAAEEAAMALRSHPAIQRVEPAGSIRRRRDTIGDIDLLVASAQPAAAVGAFTSLHIAREVLASGSTKATILTAGNLQIDLRVVAPDEWGAALLYFTGSKEHNIELREMAMRRGWKLNEYGLFDEASGRRLASATEHDVYASLGLPWIPPELRESRGEIAAAAAGRLPTLIEVTDLRGDLHVHSNWSDGADTLEAIAAAAKERGYEYLAITDHSPGLGIARGLTRDRVKSQRVAIEALNARLAPFRLLHGAEVNIRNDGTLDYPETVLNAFDIVVIAVHGAFTQSEAAMTERILAAMRKPSVAILAHPTGRLIGKREPYAVDLERVLRGARECNVAVEINSQGDRLDLNDQWARRAKELGVALVVSTDAHAVGQLDLTRYGVAMARRAWLESNDILNTLPLDALLERLRSHREAA